The genomic segment GGATGTTGCGCACCGCGTCGTGGCCGAGCTTCTTGCGCAGGTAGTGGATGAGCACCTCGACCGCGTTGCTCTCGACCTCCTCGTTCCATCCGTAGACGCGCTCCTCGAGCTGGCCGCGCGAGAGCACGGCGCCCGGATGCTCGAGCAGGGCATAGAGCAGCGCGAACTCCCGCGCGGAAAGCCGGACGGGCGCGCCCCCGCGCCGCGCCTCGTGCGTGGCGAGGTCGAGCTCGATGTCGCCGTTGCCGAGCACCGAATCCGCATGGCCCGAGCGGCGGCGGATGAGCGCCCGCATCCTGGCCTGCAGCTCCTTGAAGTCGAACGGCTTGACCAGGTAGTCGTCCGCGCCGAGATCGAGGCCCGAGACCCTGTCCTCCACGCCGTCGCGCGCGGTCAGGATGAGCACGGGCACGCGGTCGTCCCTGCCGCGCATGCCGCGCAGCACGTCCAGGCCGCTTCTGCCCGGCAGCCCCAGGTCGAGCAGGACGAGCACGTAGCCCTCACCGGCCAGGGCCGCCTCGGCCTGCGCCCCGTCGCGCGCCCAGTCCACGGAATGCCCCGCGTCCTTGAGCGCCTGGCTGAGGCTTTGCCCGAACATGGCGTCGTCCTCGACGAGCAGAATCCGCATCCTTCAGGTCCCCTGTATTTTTCACCGCCCGGGCGCGACGCGCGTCGCGCCCGGGCGGCCGTTGCCGACGCTACTCGCCGTCCTCGTGCTCACCGTGGTCGTCGTCGTGATCGATCTTGTCGACCGACGACTTCACCACCTTGCCGGTCAGGGCGTCCACCGTGACGTCGTGCACCGTGTCCGCGGAGACGACCTCGACCTCGTAGACGAGGCGGCCGTCCTTCTCCTTGTCGAACTCGGCGCGCGAGGCCCGGCCGCCCTCGGCCTGCTCGGCCGCGGCCACGGCCTGGGTCAGGCCGACCTTGGCCTGCCTGACGCTTGCGGCGTCGTTCTCCTCCCGATGCGTGCGCGCGGCGGCGAAGGCCGCGGAAAACACCAGGCTTGCCAGGGCGAGTCCGATGAAAAGGGTTCTCGTGCGTTTCATGATAAACCTCCAAGTCGTGTTTTGAACAGTCCGGCGCGGGAATTTTCCCCTCGCCGTGGCTGGAGGGTGGGGGCGGAAAATTACGGGACGCTTAGAAGCCGCGGATTTCCTCGAACGTTCCTCGCAGGCCCTGCGGGGAGGCCGATTCCGGCAGCGTAAAAAAGATTTAAACTTTCCGGCCCGATTCTAAGGGGAACTTAACTTTCCTCCGGCAGAAATGGGCGTAGAGATGTCAGGTGGAGCATGCCGGTGCGATGGAGCGAAACGCCATGAGAATTCTCTTGGTCGACGACGACGCCGAGATCCTGCGCTTTCTCAAGAGCGGCCTGGAGCAGGAAGGGCACGAGGTGGACCTCGCGGAAAGCGGGACGGCCGGGCTCGCCCGCATCTGCGAGCAGGCGCACGACCTGGTCGTGCTCGACCTGATGTTCGGGGACCTGGACGGATTCACCATCCTGCGCGAGATCAGGGAGAAAGGGATAAAGGTCCCGGTCATCGTGGTCAGCGCCCGCCAAGCCGTGGACGACAGGATCTTCTGCCTCAACTCCGGCTGCGACGACTACCTGACCAAGCCGTTCTCCTTCCTCGAGCTGCTCGCCCGCATCAAGGCCATCACCCGCCGCCGGACCGACGAGAACATGGCTCCCGCCCGCCTGAGCCTGCACGGAGTGGAGGTCGACCTTCTCAACCGCCGGGTCTTCCGGGACGAGCGGGAAATCCATCTCAAGCCCAAGGAATTCCTGCTCCTCAAGTACCTGATGGAGAACGCCGGAGACACCGTCTCCCGGCCCATGATCATGAAGAACGTCTGGGGCTACGAGTTCGATCCCGGCACCAAGGTGCTCGACGTGCACGTCTCGCAGCTGCGGGACAAGCTGGATTCCGGACACGACGGGAAGCTGATCCACACCGTCAGGGGATGCGGGTATGTCTTTAAGCAGGACTAGGCGCGCCAGGACGCTCAAGTTCAAGATCCTGCTGCTCTATGGAAGCCTCTACATGGCCTCCATACTCTTCTTCATGGGGATATCGTTCTACGTGTTCTACAAGTCGAGCGACAGCAGCGAGATAAAGACGATATACGATGAGATAGCAGAGATAGACAAGAGCGCGAAAGGCAAGCAGTTCCAGGATTTCCTGAACATTCTCTCCGGAGAGATAAACGACATTGGGTCATCGAACCTGATCATACATTTCAATGCCGATGGAAAGGAATACTATCTCCCATCGCGTGAACTGTGGAAGCCGTATCTGCACAGGAACATACACTGGAAAGACATCGATGCAGGCAGGATAGAACGCATCAGGAACAACAAGACAGGCGATATACTGAAACTTGCCGGAGCGAGGCTCCATAACGGAATCGAGCTCCATGTCGGCTACATCTCCGATACTGTCGAGACCCTGAAGAAGAATTTCCTGGACATATTCGAGATGATCTTCATCCCGATCCTCATAGCCGGGTGCGGCATCGGGTACGTAATGACGCAAAAGACCCTGGGAGAGATATCCGCGGTCAAGGACACGGCCATGGAGATCTATCGGGGCAACCTCGAGAGCCGCGTGGAGCGCTCCTTCAACGGAGACGAGATCGACCAGCTCTCCGAGGCGTTCAACCTCATGCTCTCCCGCATCCAGCGGCTCATCGCGGGCATGTCGGCCATCGTCGACAACATCGCGCACGACCTGCGCTCCCCCCTGACCAGGATGAAGGGCAGCATCGAGGTGGCCCTGCTCTACGACAAGGCAGGAAAGGATCAGGGCGCGATCCTCGGCAACTCCCTGGCCGAATTCGAACGCATGATCGCCATGGTCAACGACATCCTGAACATTTCCGAGGCGGAATCCGGCGTCACACACCTCAAGCGCGAGGCCGTGATGGCCCGGGAATTCCTCGAGAGCCTCTGCGAGTTCTACCAGCCCCTGGCCGCTGAGTCCGGCATCGACCTCAGCCTCGGGGAGGTGCAGTCCGTGCGTTTCGACGCCGACCGCCTCAAGCTCTGGCGGGTGCTGGCCAACCTGCTGGACAACGCCCTCAAGTTCACACCGCGCGGCGGGACCATAACCCTCGGCGCGACCGGGACGCCGGAGGGAGTGCGCCTGCTCGTCGCCGACACGGGCGAGGGCATCGCGGAGGAGGACATCGGGAACATCTTCAAGAAGTTCTACAAGGCCGACAAGGGACGCTCCTCCAAGGGCTACGGACTCGGGCTGAGCTACGTCAAGGCGGTGGTGGAGCTGCACGGCGGCGGCATCGAGGTGCAGAGCGATCCCGGCAGGGGGACGCGCTTCGTCATCCTTCTCCCCCGGGCGCCCGCCCCCCTGAGGGCCTGAGCGCGGCGACGCGGCTCCCCTCGTTTTTCCGAAAACCAGGACTGAACGGGACAGCAAAGGCAGTAAAAATGAGCGTTTTTCACCAGCACGGCGCACTGGACGGCAGGCGGCCCCCCTGCACGGTGTTCTGCGACTTCGACGGGACCATCGCCGAGACGGACGTCACGGACAGCCTGCTCGGCAGCTTCGCCCCGCCGCAATGGCTCGACATCGAGCAGGACTGGAAGCGCGGCCTCATCGGCTCGCTCGAG from the Desulfovibrio sp. X2 genome contains:
- a CDS encoding PepSY domain-containing protein, with protein sequence MKRTRTLFIGLALASLVFSAAFAAARTHREENDAASVRQAKVGLTQAVAAAEQAEGGRASRAEFDKEKDGRLVYEVEVVSADTVHDVTVDALTGKVVKSSVDKIDHDDDHGEHEDGE
- a CDS encoding response regulator transcription factor — translated: MRILLVEDDAMFGQSLSQALKDAGHSVDWARDGAQAEAALAGEGYVLVLLDLGLPGRSGLDVLRGMRGRDDRVPVLILTARDGVEDRVSGLDLGADDYLVKPFDFKELQARMRALIRRRSGHADSVLGNGDIELDLATHEARRGGAPVRLSAREFALLYALLEHPGAVLSRGQLEERVYGWNEEVESNAVEVLIHYLRKKLGHDAVRNIRGVGWMVAEGR
- a CDS encoding response regulator transcription factor; its protein translation is MRILLVDDDAEILRFLKSGLEQEGHEVDLAESGTAGLARICEQAHDLVVLDLMFGDLDGFTILREIREKGIKVPVIVVSARQAVDDRIFCLNSGCDDYLTKPFSFLELLARIKAITRRRTDENMAPARLSLHGVEVDLLNRRVFRDEREIHLKPKEFLLLKYLMENAGDTVSRPMIMKNVWGYEFDPGTKVLDVHVSQLRDKLDSGHDGKLIHTVRGCGYVFKQD
- a CDS encoding HAMP domain-containing sensor histidine kinase codes for the protein MSLSRTRRARTLKFKILLLYGSLYMASILFFMGISFYVFYKSSDSSEIKTIYDEIAEIDKSAKGKQFQDFLNILSGEINDIGSSNLIIHFNADGKEYYLPSRELWKPYLHRNIHWKDIDAGRIERIRNNKTGDILKLAGARLHNGIELHVGYISDTVETLKKNFLDIFEMIFIPILIAGCGIGYVMTQKTLGEISAVKDTAMEIYRGNLESRVERSFNGDEIDQLSEAFNLMLSRIQRLIAGMSAIVDNIAHDLRSPLTRMKGSIEVALLYDKAGKDQGAILGNSLAEFERMIAMVNDILNISEAESGVTHLKREAVMAREFLESLCEFYQPLAAESGIDLSLGEVQSVRFDADRLKLWRVLANLLDNALKFTPRGGTITLGATGTPEGVRLLVADTGEGIAEEDIGNIFKKFYKADKGRSSKGYGLGLSYVKAVVELHGGGIEVQSDPGRGTRFVILLPRAPAPLRA